A window from Enterocloster bolteae encodes these proteins:
- a CDS encoding sugar O-acetyltransferase, producing MQKIMTEKERMLSEKLYIPMDEALAADCARSRRLVRLINGTTEEQAEYRVQLFKELFGRTGENLWVEPPFHCDYGCHISVGENFYANFDCIILDVCDVTIGDNVFLAPRVCIYTAGHPIDAGVRRRQLEYGKKVVIGNDVWVGGNTVINPGVTIGDNVVIGSGSVVTKDIPSGVIAAGNPCRVLRPVTEEDTRYWEELEREYRRDRGE from the coding sequence TGCAGAAGATTATGACTGAAAAAGAACGGATGTTGTCGGAAAAGCTTTATATACCAATGGATGAGGCGCTTGCAGCAGACTGTGCCAGGTCCAGGCGGCTGGTCCGTCTGATTAATGGGACCACGGAAGAACAGGCGGAGTACAGGGTGCAGCTTTTTAAGGAACTGTTTGGCAGGACAGGGGAAAATCTATGGGTGGAGCCGCCTTTTCACTGCGACTACGGCTGCCATATTTCTGTGGGTGAAAATTTCTATGCCAATTTTGACTGTATCATTCTGGATGTATGTGATGTGACCATCGGAGATAATGTATTCCTCGCCCCCAGGGTTTGTATCTATACCGCAGGGCATCCCATCGACGCCGGAGTACGCCGCAGACAGCTGGAATACGGAAAGAAGGTAGTGATTGGGAATGATGTGTGGGTGGGAGGAAATACCGTCATCAATCCCGGAGTCACCATTGGGGACAATGTGGTCATTGGTTCAGGTTCCGTGGTTACGAAGGACATTCCATCCGGCGTCATTGCGGCCGGGAACCCCTGCCGTGTCCTCCGGCCTGTTACAGAGGAGGATACCAGGTACTGGGAGGAGCTTGAAAGAGAATATCGAAGGGACAGAGGAGAGTAA
- the rsmH gene encoding 16S rRNA (cytosine(1402)-N(4))-methyltransferase RsmH: MEQEGQKHQRRVRYKGTHPKRYEEKYKELQPEKYPETVAKVIQKGSTPVGMHIPIMVNEILEFLQIQPGQTGLDATLGYGGHTSRMLERLESKGHIYALDVDSIEMEKTRQRLEHMGYGPEILTIRKLNFANIDQIAGEFGPLDFVLADLGVSSMQIDNPSRGFSFKKEGPLDLRLDPLKGEPASERLKGLTQEELTGMLMENSDEPYAEEIARTVMGEIKRGREVATTTRLYEMVDRALAFIPEEERKEAVKKSCQRTFQALRIDVNSEFEVLYEFLDKLPGVLKPGGRAAILTFHSGEDRIVKKSFKEMYRAGLYSQVAGDVIRPSAEECRMNSRAHSTKMRWAIKAEDSNS; the protein is encoded by the coding sequence ATGGAACAGGAAGGCCAGAAGCATCAGCGCCGTGTGCGCTACAAGGGAACGCATCCCAAACGTTACGAGGAAAAATATAAGGAGCTCCAGCCGGAAAAGTACCCGGAAACCGTGGCAAAGGTCATCCAGAAGGGAAGCACCCCTGTGGGTATGCATATCCCTATCATGGTAAATGAGATACTGGAGTTCCTTCAGATACAGCCTGGCCAGACTGGCCTGGACGCCACCCTGGGATACGGGGGCCATACCAGCAGGATGCTGGAGCGCCTGGAGTCAAAGGGCCATATCTATGCCCTGGATGTGGATTCCATCGAGATGGAAAAGACCAGGCAGCGGCTTGAACATATGGGCTATGGGCCGGAGATACTCACCATCCGGAAACTGAACTTTGCCAATATAGACCAGATAGCCGGAGAATTCGGGCCGCTGGATTTTGTGCTGGCAGATTTAGGCGTGTCATCCATGCAGATTGATAATCCGTCCAGAGGCTTTTCTTTTAAGAAAGAAGGCCCCCTGGACCTGCGTCTGGACCCTCTTAAGGGAGAGCCTGCATCAGAGCGGCTGAAGGGTCTTACCCAGGAGGAATTAACAGGCATGCTCATGGAGAATTCCGACGAACCCTACGCAGAGGAGATTGCCCGTACGGTTATGGGTGAAATCAAGCGGGGAAGGGAGGTTGCCACCACCACCAGGCTATATGAGATGGTAGACAGGGCGCTGGCGTTCATTCCGGAGGAGGAACGGAAGGAGGCAGTGAAGAAGTCCTGCCAGAGGACATTTCAGGCCCTGCGCATTGATGTGAACAGCGAATTCGAGGTGTTGTATGAATTTCTGGACAAGCTTCCCGGCGTATTAAAGCCGGGAGGAAGGGCAGCCATCCTGACCTTTCACTCCGGCGAGGACAGGATTGTGAAGAAATCATTTAAGGAAATGTACAGGGCAGGCCTTTACAGCCAGGTTGCCGGGGATGTGATACGTCCTTCGGCAGAGGAGTGCAGGATGAACAGCCGTGCCCATTCCACGAAAATGCGGTGGGCCATAAAAGCAGAAGACAGTAACAGTTAG
- a CDS encoding SDR family oxidoreductase, producing MKALFIGGTGTISTAVAALAMDKGWEVTLLNRGSKPVPEGMESMVADIHDEAAVARIMEGRTYDVVAQFIAYGAEDVQRDIRLFQEKTRQYIFISSASAYQKPAAGCPITESTPLINPYWEYSRKKIDAEEVLTAAYRKNGFPVTIVRPSHTYDGKKPPVAIHGHKGNWQILKRILEGKPVIIPGDGTSLWTLTHSADFARGYVGLMGNPHAIGNAYHITSDESMTWNQIYETLAEALDRPLNALHVASDFLAEHGKEYDFAGQLLGDKACTVLFDNTKIKRAVPDFVCTVSMAEGIRSSVRYMMDHPESQTPDPQFDAWCDRIAGAWKAADEAFGK from the coding sequence ATGAAAGCTTTATTTATAGGGGGAACAGGAACCATCAGCACAGCGGTGGCAGCGCTGGCCATGGATAAAGGATGGGAGGTTACCCTTCTCAACAGGGGTTCCAAACCTGTGCCGGAGGGGATGGAGTCCATGGTTGCGGACATTCACGACGAGGCAGCAGTGGCCCGTATAATGGAGGGCAGGACATATGATGTGGTGGCCCAGTTCATTGCATATGGGGCGGAGGACGTGCAACGCGACATACGGCTCTTCCAGGAAAAGACAAGGCAGTATATCTTTATCAGCAGCGCGTCCGCGTACCAGAAACCAGCGGCAGGCTGTCCCATAACGGAGAGCACGCCTTTAATCAACCCTTACTGGGAATATTCACGTAAAAAGATTGATGCGGAGGAGGTGCTTACGGCAGCATACCGCAAGAATGGATTCCCGGTAACGATTGTGCGCCCCAGCCATACATATGATGGTAAAAAGCCGCCGGTAGCCATACATGGCCATAAGGGAAACTGGCAGATATTAAAGCGGATACTGGAGGGAAAGCCGGTTATCATACCGGGGGACGGCACCTCCCTGTGGACACTGACCCATTCCGCTGATTTTGCCAGGGGGTATGTGGGCCTGATGGGCAATCCCCATGCCATAGGCAATGCCTACCATATTACCAGCGATGAGTCCATGACATGGAACCAGATTTATGAAACGCTGGCAGAGGCATTGGACAGACCTCTTAACGCCCTTCATGTGGCATCTGATTTTCTGGCAGAGCACGGAAAGGAATATGATTTTGCAGGCCAGCTTCTGGGGGATAAGGCGTGTACAGTCCTGTTTGACAACACAAAAATCAAGAGGGCTGTGCCTGATTTTGTATGCACCGTATCCATGGCAGAGGGGATTAGAAGCTCGGTCCGCTATATGATGGACCATCCGGAGAGCCAGACACCGGACCCGCAGTTTGATGCGTGGTGCGACCGGATTGCCGGGGCATGGAAGGCTGCGGATGAGGCATTTGGAAAATAG
- a CDS encoding DNA-3-methyladenine glycosylase I, which yields MDGCTWCLCNEKMKKYHDEEWGVPLHDDHRQFEFLMMEVMQCGLNWNMMIQKREIFRQCFDGFDYDKIASYEEEDIERILSCEGMIKSRRKVEAVIHNARCFQKVRQEYGSFSSYIWGFSGGKTILYAGHQKGKIPAQNALSQQLSQDLRKRGFKYLGPVTVYSHLQACGVINDHVEGCFRYHDLIEHYPTVKKRDKK from the coding sequence ATGGATGGATGTACATGGTGTCTGTGCAATGAAAAGATGAAGAAATACCACGATGAAGAATGGGGCGTCCCTCTTCATGATGACCACAGGCAGTTTGAGTTTCTCATGATGGAAGTTATGCAGTGCGGGCTGAACTGGAATATGATGATACAGAAACGGGAAATCTTCAGACAGTGCTTTGACGGGTTTGATTACGACAAGATTGCGTCATATGAAGAGGAGGATATTGAACGGATTCTGTCCTGTGAAGGAATGATTAAATCCCGCAGAAAGGTAGAGGCTGTTATCCATAATGCCAGGTGTTTCCAGAAGGTCAGGCAGGAATACGGCTCATTCAGCTCGTACATATGGGGCTTTTCCGGGGGAAAGACCATTCTCTACGCAGGCCATCAAAAGGGAAAAATCCCGGCCCAGAACGCCCTGTCCCAGCAGCTCAGCCAGGATTTGAGGAAACGCGGTTTCAAGTACCTGGGTCCGGTCACGGTTTACTCCCATCTCCAGGCCTGCGGGGTGATTAATGACCATGTGGAAGGATGTTTCCGGTATCATGATTTGATAGAGCATTACCCCACTGTGAAGAAGCGGGATAAGAAGTAG
- a CDS encoding radical SAM/SPASM domain-containing protein, with protein MHVTLHLTNACNLACGYCYECHQKDYMTVETAKKAALLAAGKGQSSCGIVFFGGEPLLCRDVIYRTAAACRDMENALNTRFHFKITTNGTLLDREFLDYSRKNRILIALSHDGTKRAHDFFRRHKDGRGSYDELESVTEELLAAHPYAPVMMTVCPETVGEYARGIKELWNKGFRYFICSLNYAGAWDNGSVSQLKSQYSELAEFYYEMTCREEKFYFSPFEVKIASWIKGDAYCHERCELGLKQISVAPDGVLYPCTQFAGHRGYAIGTVDEGIDQAKRQRLYAQSRGDKPECSGCAVKQRCNCTCGCLNYQVTGSVRQVAPMLCTHERLILPIADKLAARLYRQRNGMFIQKHYNDMFPLISLVEDKTGKGGKEK; from the coding sequence ATGCATGTGACGCTTCACCTGACCAATGCCTGCAACCTGGCCTGCGGATACTGTTATGAGTGTCACCAGAAGGACTATATGACGGTGGAGACTGCCAAAAAGGCGGCTCTTCTGGCAGCCGGGAAAGGGCAGTCCTCCTGCGGCATCGTATTCTTCGGCGGGGAGCCCCTGCTGTGCAGGGATGTGATTTACCGCACAGCTGCTGCCTGCCGGGACATGGAAAACGCCCTGAATACCAGATTCCATTTTAAGATAACTACAAACGGAACACTTTTAGACCGTGAATTTCTGGACTATTCCAGAAAAAACCGCATATTAATCGCGCTGTCCCATGATGGAACGAAAAGGGCCCATGACTTTTTCCGAAGGCATAAGGACGGAAGGGGCAGCTATGACGAACTGGAGTCCGTGACCGAAGAACTGCTGGCCGCCCACCCTTACGCGCCGGTTATGATGACGGTATGCCCGGAGACAGTTGGCGAGTATGCCAGAGGGATAAAGGAATTGTGGAATAAAGGTTTCCGGTATTTTATATGCAGCCTGAACTATGCAGGGGCATGGGACAATGGATCCGTCAGCCAGCTGAAATCCCAGTACAGCGAACTTGCGGAATTTTACTATGAAATGACCTGCAGGGAGGAAAAATTCTATTTCAGCCCTTTTGAGGTCAAGATAGCCAGCTGGATTAAGGGGGATGCCTACTGCCATGAGCGCTGCGAGCTGGGCTTAAAGCAGATTTCCGTGGCTCCGGACGGCGTTCTCTATCCCTGTACGCAGTTTGCGGGCCACAGAGGCTATGCCATCGGCACTGTGGATGAGGGCATAGACCAGGCTAAAAGGCAGCGTCTGTATGCGCAGAGCCGGGGAGATAAACCTGAATGTAGCGGCTGCGCGGTAAAACAGCGCTGCAATTGCACCTGCGGGTGCCTGAATTATCAGGTGACAGGAAGCGTCCGACAGGTGGCGCCTATGCTGTGCACCCATGAGCGGTTAATCCTTCCCATTGCGGATAAGCTGGCTGCCCGGCTGTACAGGCAGAGAAACGGAATGTTCATCCAGAAACATTATAACGATATGTTTCCCTTGATTTCCCTGGTGGAGGACAAGACGGGAAAAGGAGGAAAAGAAAAATGA
- a CDS encoding winged helix-turn-helix transcriptional regulator has translation MKTRTEYTCPLELTHDITKGKWKPIILWQLGQGPHSLAGLKREIKGISQKMLIEQLRELCDYGMVSKTSYEGYPLKVEYALTSRGTKMLEAVVIMQGIGIEMMMEDGKEEFLRKKGLLD, from the coding sequence ATGAAGACGAGGACAGAGTACACATGTCCTTTGGAACTGACCCATGACATTACCAAGGGAAAATGGAAACCCATCATCCTGTGGCAGTTAGGCCAGGGGCCCCATTCCCTGGCCGGTTTAAAACGGGAGATAAAGGGAATCAGCCAGAAAATGCTCATAGAACAGTTAAGGGAGCTCTGTGATTACGGAATGGTGTCAAAGACATCCTATGAGGGATATCCTTTAAAGGTGGAATACGCGCTGACCAGCAGGGGGACTAAGATGCTGGAAGCAGTGGTTATCATGCAGGGAATCGGAATCGAGATGATGATGGAGGACGGAAAAGAAGAATTCCTGCGCAAAAAGGGATTGCTGGATTAA
- a CDS encoding pyridoxamine 5'-phosphate oxidase family protein, translated as MRDAETTIGNLADKQTVAFIGAADEEGFPVVKAMLAPRKREGIKVFYFTTNTSSRHTAQYRENPKACIYFCDRRFFRGAMLKGTMEILEDSESKEMIWREGDTMYYPGGVTDPDYCVMRFTAVSGRFYSNFHSEDFEV; from the coding sequence ATGAGGGATGCAGAAACAACCATAGGGAATCTGGCGGATAAACAGACCGTGGCCTTTATAGGAGCGGCGGATGAGGAGGGATTTCCCGTTGTCAAGGCCATGCTGGCGCCGCGGAAACGGGAGGGGATAAAGGTGTTCTATTTTACCACCAATACCTCATCCAGACATACAGCGCAGTACCGTGAGAATCCGAAGGCCTGTATCTATTTCTGCGACAGGCGCTTCTTCCGGGGGGCCATGTTAAAGGGAACCATGGAGATACTGGAGGACAGCGAAAGCAAGGAAATGATATGGCGTGAAGGAGATACCATGTATTATCCGGGAGGAGTCACGGACCCGGATTACTGTGTGATGCGTTTTACGGCTGTCTCAGGAAGGTTTTACAGCAATTTTCACTCAGAGGATTTTGAGGTGTAG